One part of the Brevundimonas subvibrioides ATCC 15264 genome encodes these proteins:
- the lpxK gene encoding tetraacyldisaccharide 4'-kinase produces MKLSTPRWWYERNGRHGRVARTLLKPVSWIWAAATARRIARAVPVDVGVPVISIGNLTVGGSGKTPVAREVLRLLRARGIDAQALSRGYGGRLEGPVRVDPAAHTAADIGDEPLMLSAGAPVWIARDRVAGAHAAVSAGAGTLVLDDAHQNPSLRKTLSLVVVDGETRGDEWPFGDGSVFPSGPMREALAAGLARADAVVVLLPADAPPADPELLATFGALPTFIARLEPAEAPPAGPLIGFAGIAKPWKVERALKAAGAELADFVPFPDHAAYRPADLAFLSDRAAVFDAGLITTEKDWVRLPPDWRTRVTSWPVAARFEDEAAFEALLAHSSR; encoded by the coding sequence ATGAAACTCTCCACGCCCCGCTGGTGGTACGAGCGCAACGGACGCCATGGCCGCGTCGCCCGCACCCTGCTCAAGCCCGTGTCCTGGATCTGGGCCGCCGCCACCGCCCGTCGCATCGCCCGCGCCGTGCCCGTGGATGTGGGTGTTCCCGTCATCTCGATCGGCAACCTGACCGTCGGCGGCTCCGGCAAGACCCCGGTCGCGCGCGAGGTGCTGCGCCTGCTCCGCGCCCGGGGGATCGATGCCCAGGCGCTGTCCCGGGGCTACGGCGGACGCCTGGAGGGACCTGTCCGGGTGGATCCCGCCGCTCACACGGCCGCCGACATCGGCGACGAACCCCTGATGCTGTCGGCCGGGGCTCCGGTCTGGATCGCCCGGGACCGCGTGGCCGGGGCCCACGCGGCCGTCTCGGCCGGGGCCGGGACGCTCGTCCTCGACGACGCCCACCAGAACCCGTCGCTGCGCAAGACGCTCAGTCTCGTCGTCGTCGACGGCGAAACGCGCGGGGACGAATGGCCCTTCGGCGACGGGTCGGTGTTTCCCTCGGGACCCATGCGGGAAGCCTTGGCGGCCGGCCTCGCGCGGGCCGACGCCGTCGTCGTCCTGCTGCCGGCCGACGCCCCGCCCGCCGATCCCGAGCTACTGGCGACCTTCGGTGCCCTGCCGACCTTCATCGCCCGCCTGGAGCCGGCCGAGGCCCCTCCGGCCGGTCCGCTGATCGGGTTCGCGGGCATCGCCAAGCCGTGGAAGGTGGAGCGCGCCCTCAAGGCCGCCGGGGCCGAGCTGGCCGACTTCGTGCCCTTCCCGGATCACGCCGCCTACCGCCCGGCCGACCTCGCCTTCCTGTCGGACCGCGCCGCCGTATTCGACGCCGGCCTGATCACCACGGAAAAGGACTGGGTCCGCCTGCCCCCCGACTGGCGCACCCGGGTCACCTCATGGCCCGTCGCCGCCCGGTTCGAGGACGAGGCGGCCTTCGAGGCCCTGCTGGCTCACTCCTCGCGATAG